The DNA sequence TACTGTGCCATAGTCACTACCCCGTGATTTTTTTGGCCATTTGAACAAAGTGTAATCAATTTATGAAGTTTTTTTGGATTTTAGTTGCTATCGCATTAGTTTTGTCACCTCTTGTGAGCCTTCGTTCCTCACCCCGTCAAAAGCGAATAGAGCAATTACGGCGGGCTGCGGCGGCGCAGGGCGTCAAGGTTCAGCTGGCCCGACGAGCGGATGCCAGGGACGACGAACGTTCTCTGGATTCAGTCAGTTACCGCCTGCCTTGGGGGCCGGTTGAGCCAAAAGAGTTCCGTCCCTGGACATTGGTGCAGAATAATCAGCGTGGCATGGAAACTCAATGGGGCGACTGGCGTTGGTTTAAGGGGCCGTCTTCGGTGCCGGTAGAAAGAGAGTTGGGCGCACTACTCGAGCAGCTCCCACCCGGTGTTACAGCGCTTCTGGCGGATCGCGCCGGGGTTGTAGTCCATTGGACAGAAGAGGGCGAGGAGCAGCAAGTAGACGCTATAGTAGAAGGCTTAAAGGCTGTTCGAAAGTTAATGTTAAGCCAATAAGGTGGTTGTTTTTTAAGCATCAGGAATTGGGCTAAATCAACACTTTTTTCAATTTTTCCTTGACCTGTTGTCGGTCACTCCGTTTATATTCGCGTTTTTAGCACTATACATATAAAGAAGCAGTAACCGGTCAAAGCATAATTTTGATCGGATCCTCCGAAAAAAATGGCAAGAAATTCTATGGGCAAATCACTGGTAATTGTGGAGTCGCCAGCCAAGGCGAAAACGATCAATAAGTATCTGGGTAAGGATTTCGTGGTGAAATCCAGCGTGGGTCACATAAGGGACCTGCCCACTGGCGGTGGTACTGGCAAGCCGGTGGATGCCAAAGCCAGAGCTCAGGCTGCTGCATTGACCCGCAAAATGTCGCCGGATGAAAAGGTGGCCCATAAAAAACGCAAAGCCAAAGAGCAGCTCATCACCCGAATGGGGATTGACCCCGAGCACGGCTGGAAAGCGAACTACCAGATTCTGCCCGGCAAGGAAAAAGTAGTTGCCGAGTTAAAGAAACTTGCCAAAGACGCAGACCATATCTATCTCGCAACGGACTTGGACCGCGAGGGAGAGGCCATTGCATGGCACTTGCAGGAGTCCATTGGTGGCGATCTGGATCGCTACAAGCGTGTAGTGTTCAACGAAATCACCAAAACCGCTATCAAAGGTGCATTTGAGAAGCCAGGTGATCTGGACCTGAACCGGGTTAATGCCCAACAGGCGCGTCGCTTCCTGGACCGGGTGGTGGGGTATATGGTTTCCCCGCTGCTGTGGGAAAAGGTTGCCCGGGGATTGTCTGCCGGTCGTGTTCAGTCAGTAGCAGTAAAAATGCTGGTAGAGCGTGAGCGGGAAATCCGTGCGTTTATCCCGGAAGAGTATTGGACAGTGCAGGCTGACCTGGACAGCCCGGTGGAAGACAAGGTCCGTTTTGAAGTGGCCAAACAGGCTGGCAAGGCGTTCCGTCCAACAAACAAAGCGACAACAGATGTTGCCCTTGAGGCACTGCGCGCCGCTGATTATCGCGTCAGCCAACGTGAAGACAAGCCAACCAGTTCCAAGCCAAATGCCCCGTTTATTACTTCGACGCTGCAACAGGCAGCCAGTACTCGTCTGGGCTTTGGTGTTAAGAAAACCATGATGATGGCCCAGCGTCTCTATGAGGCTGGTTACATCACCTACATGCGTACCGACTCAACCAACTTGAGTAAAGAGGCGGTTGAAGCCTGTCGCGAATTTATCGGTATTCGTTTTGGCGATAAATATCTGCCGGAAAATCCGAATATCTACAGCAGTAAATCCGGCGCCCAGGAAGCGCACGAAGCGATTCGTCCTTCCAATATCGATATCATGCCCGGCGACCTGTCGGAGATGGAAGCGGATGCTCGCAAACTCTATCAGTTGATATGGCAGCAGTTTGTCGCCTGTCAGATGACCCCAGCGCAATTTACCAGTACGACAGTAACGGTTGAGGCGGGTGACTTTGAGTTGCGTGTGAAAGGGCGGGTAATTCGCTTTGACGGTTTCCTGAAAGTGCTGCCGGCCTTGCGCAAGAAAGACGATGACGTTGAACTGCCGGAGCTGCAGGTTGGCGATGAAATGAAACTGAATGTGCTGATTCCAAACCAGCACTTCACCAAACCGCCAGCGCGTTACAGCGAAGCTTCGTTGGTTAAAGAGCTGGAAAAACGCGGCATTGGCCGTCCTTCTACATACGCTTCAATTATTTCCACGATTCAGGATCGCGGTTATGTGCGTGTGGAGAACCGTCGTTTTTACGCGGAAAAAATTGGCGATATCGTTACTGACCGACTCAATGAATCCTTCAGTGATTTAATGGATTACGGCTTTACGGCGGCGATGGAGGAGTATCTCGATGAGGTCGCCGATGGTGAGCTGGATTGGCAGGATGTTCTGAATCGTTTTTATAAAGACTTCTCGGCCAAACTGGAAAAAGCGCAAGCCGCTGAAAATGGCATGCGTCCAAATGCGCCGTCGGAAACCGATATTCCATGCCCGACCTGTGGCCGTCCAATGATGATTCGCACCGGTTCTACTGGTGTGTTCCTGGGTTGTTCCGGCTACAACTTGCCGCCCAAGGAGCGCTGTAAGGGAACCCTGAATTTACAGCCCGGTGATGAAGCGGTAAATATCGACGAAGACGATGAAGCAGAATCCAAGTTGCTGTTGGAGAAGCGTCGTTGCCACAAGTGCAACACGTCGATGGAAAACTATTTGATCGACGATAAGCGCAAACTGCACATTTGCGGTAACAACCCGGATTGTGATGGTTTTTACGTGGAGCAGGGCACTTTCAAAATCAAGGGCTATGAAGGCCCGACGCTGGAATGCGATAAGTGCGGCAGCGAGATGCAGCTGAAAACCGGCCGCTTCGGCAAGTTCTTTGGCTGTACTAACGAAACCTGTAAAAACACTCGCAAGCTGCTGAAAAGCGGCCAGCCTGCGCCGCCGAAAATGGACCCGGTACCAATGCCGGACCTGAAGTGCGAAAAGGTGGAAGATCATTATGTGCTGCGTGACGGTGCCAGTGGTCTGTTCCTGGCGGCCAGCCAGTTCCCGAAACACCGGGAAACCCGCTCACCGCAGATTGCCGAGATGTTGCCGTTCAAGGACCAGATTGACTCCAAATACAACTTCCTCTGGAGTGCACCGGTTGCCGATCCGGATGGTGTGCCGACCTATGTGCGTTACAGCCGTAAAACCAAGGAGCAGTATGTGCAGTCGGAGGTTGATGGTAAACCGACCGGCTGGCGTGCCTGGTATAACAATGGCAAGTGGGAAATTGAGGATAAGCGTAAGAAGAAGTAATTTTTTCGTTTATTGAGCTTATGAAAAAGGCCGGGATTTCCCGGTCTTTTTTATTTCTGGTGTCCCGTCCTGAAATAGTGTCAATCTATATCAGGACAAGTCACTGTCATCCTGAGCGCAGCGAAGACAAAAGCGCAACGCGCGTTGGGCGCCGAAGGCGACAATCTCCGCTTTTAGGTTTTGTTTACTCGAAAACCTTTAAGTGCCCTAAATCCGCCCTTACCCAACCGGAACAGGCCCGCCCTCATATACCCACAAATCGGGCAAACCTGTTCCGGTTGGGTAAGGGCTCAATTGGGTGCCATCCATTCTCCGTCATCCCCGCGAAGGCGGGACAAAAGCACGGAGTGCATTGGGCACCCGTAGGGTGAGCGTAGCGTACAATCCATATTGATTATCATCCTGAGCGCAGCGATGATAAAAGTGCACCGCACGTTGATCTCCGAAAGCGACAATCTCGTATCCAAGCATTGGGTGTCAATCTGCCTCTTTAACCCACCTATGTCTTGATCCAGCAAAGATATCCCTTTATTGTTCAACAACTGAAGTGCCTGGTGAGCAAGTGCTCATAGATTGATCGAAGGAATGGTAGCTGGGTCATTTGGATATCCTCTCCAAATTGTGCTGTAACTCTAAGCAGTATAATTTTCCCTCCTTCTTTCAAGGGAAATTCCCGAATTAATTTCCCGTTTATCAGAATTAAGAATATTTCATTTTGATAAACATGTAATAAAAACAATGAGTTTTTAGTGGAGCGGGTGGTCAGATAATATATTAAATGGGAAGCCCGATAATAATTGTTATGAGGCCGAAGGCCTCTTAAACAGGCTGTTAAATTGCAAACATGAACGAAGAGCAAGATGTGAAAAAAGTCTATTTGGTAAATCCGCCAATCCAAGATCCTTGGAGGACTCGCCAAGAATATATAGACGAGCAAAATCAATCGAAATGGCAGTTTCGGTTAACTATCGCTGCGCTTGTGGTTAGCATTATCGCTTCACTTGCAGCTGTGGCTTCGGCCTATGCTGCAATTAAAGCATTAAATAATCTCACTCCTACAATAAATGCGGTGCCAGCGGAAAGTAAAAGCAATTTAACAAGTCAATCTAGTTCGC is a window from the Porticoccaceae bacterium LTM1 genome containing:
- the topA gene encoding type I DNA topoisomerase, producing the protein MGKSLVIVESPAKAKTINKYLGKDFVVKSSVGHIRDLPTGGGTGKPVDAKARAQAAALTRKMSPDEKVAHKKRKAKEQLITRMGIDPEHGWKANYQILPGKEKVVAELKKLAKDADHIYLATDLDREGEAIAWHLQESIGGDLDRYKRVVFNEITKTAIKGAFEKPGDLDLNRVNAQQARRFLDRVVGYMVSPLLWEKVARGLSAGRVQSVAVKMLVEREREIRAFIPEEYWTVQADLDSPVEDKVRFEVAKQAGKAFRPTNKATTDVALEALRAADYRVSQREDKPTSSKPNAPFITSTLQQAASTRLGFGVKKTMMMAQRLYEAGYITYMRTDSTNLSKEAVEACREFIGIRFGDKYLPENPNIYSSKSGAQEAHEAIRPSNIDIMPGDLSEMEADARKLYQLIWQQFVACQMTPAQFTSTTVTVEAGDFELRVKGRVIRFDGFLKVLPALRKKDDDVELPELQVGDEMKLNVLIPNQHFTKPPARYSEASLVKELEKRGIGRPSTYASIISTIQDRGYVRVENRRFYAEKIGDIVTDRLNESFSDLMDYGFTAAMEEYLDEVADGELDWQDVLNRFYKDFSAKLEKAQAAENGMRPNAPSETDIPCPTCGRPMMIRTGSTGVFLGCSGYNLPPKERCKGTLNLQPGDEAVNIDEDDEAESKLLLEKRRCHKCNTSMENYLIDDKRKLHICGNNPDCDGFYVEQGTFKIKGYEGPTLECDKCGSEMQLKTGRFGKFFGCTNETCKNTRKLLKSGQPAPPKMDPVPMPDLKCEKVEDHYVLRDGASGLFLAASQFPKHRETRSPQIAEMLPFKDQIDSKYNFLWSAPVADPDGVPTYVRYSRKTKEQYVQSEVDGKPTGWRAWYNNGKWEIEDKRKKK